In the Oryza glaberrima chromosome 6, OglaRS2, whole genome shotgun sequence genome, one interval contains:
- the LOC127776542 gene encoding protein MICRORCHIDIA 6-like isoform X3, translated as MLLHTSGHLVVRHSGITIAELLDNAVDEVNNGATFVKIDKIKCSLIDEYSLVIQDDGGGMSPESLRHCMSFGFSKKSGNSSIGQYGNGFKTSTMRLGADVIVFSCTQDNRRLTRSIGLLSYTFLTKTGCNDILVPVVDYEFDESSHTLKKIMDRGEKHFSSNLSTLLKWSPFTTEDDLLNQFGDMGCHGTKLIVFNLWFNDEWEMELDFASDEEDIMISGAPAMPDGKKTVGRLNHMHVANRFRYSLRVYASILYLQLPKHFKVILCGRVVEPHHIVNDLIYCECIKYRPQVGINIEVDVITTIGYLRGAPKLDIHGFNVYHKNRLILPFWCAHPDKSHSKGIAGVLEANFIRPTHDKQDFEKTGLFHRLETRLKEMTLEYWKHHAHLVGYARVTKALPPAHYASTVARDDSLAAQASTVAYDDNSRARESVLFDMSSNGESSKRRNSCSVIHWRAQKRQHINDYANQPPDVNAVQMKDERIRHLICQKKVLKDECSKLEASEQQLLCKADRLRSELLEWHEMYKKLTDEVKFYDGLYALQRCNHSSFPRYQGSDAGCLTRP; from the exons ATGCTACTTCACACAAGTGGGCATTTGGTGGTGCGTCATAGTGGCATCA CTATTGCAGAACTGCTCGACAATGCTGTTGATGAG GTGAACAATGGAGCAACCTTTGTGAAGATAGATAAGATAAAATGTTCTCTCATTGATGAGTATTCATTGGTAATACAAG ATGATGGAGGTGGTATGAGTCCAGAGTCTCTTCGACATTGCATGAGCTTTGGGTTCTCCAAAAAAAGTGGGAATTCATCCATTGGTCAAT ATGGAAATGGGTTCAAAACCAGCACAATGAGACTTGGAGCAGATGTTATTGTATTCAGCTGCACACAAGATAATAG GAGATTGACACGGAGTATTGGTCTACTCTCTTATACATTCCTTACAAAAACTGGCTGCAATGACATATTAGTACCAGTG GTTGATTATGAATTTGATGAATCATCTCATACTCTCAAGAAGATAATGGACCGTGGTGAGAAACATTTTTCTTCCAATTTGTCCACTCTTTTGAAGTGGTCTCCATTTACTACAGAAGATGATTTATTGAATCAA TTTGGAGACATGGGATGCCATGGTACCAAACTAATTGTGTTCAACTTGTGGTTCAACGATGAATGGGAAATGGAACTTGACTTTGCATCTGATGAAGAG GATATTATGATCTCAGGAGCACCTGCCATGCCAGATGGAAAGAAGACAGTAGGAAGGTTAAATCATATGCATGTCGCAAATCGCTTTCGATATTCACTTCGT GTTTATGCATCTATACTATATCTTCAGCTACCAAAACACTTCAAAGTCATCCTGTGTGGACGAGTTGTTGAGCCACATCACATTGTCAATGATCTCATATACTGTGAATGCATCAAATATCGACCACAAGTTGGAATAAACATAGAG GTTGACGTTATTACTACAATTGGCTACTTAAGAGGTGCTCCAAAACTGGATATACATGGATTTAATGTCTACCACAAGAACCGCCTTATACTG CCCTTTTGGTGTGCTCACCCTGATAAAAGTCACAGCAAAGGCATTGCTG GGGTTTTGGAGGCAAACTTCATCAGACCTACTCATGATAAACAAGATTTTGAGAAGACAGGACTTTTCCATAGACTTGAGACACGGTTGAAAGAAATGACACTGGAGTATTG GAAGCACCATGCTCATTTAGTTGGATATGCTCGAGTCACAAAAGCACTTCCTCCAGCTCATTATGCATCCACTGTTGCTCGTGATGATAGTTTAGCAGCTCAAGCTTCCACAGTGGCTTATGATGACAATTCAAGAGCCAGAGAATCTGTATTGTTTGACATGTCTTCCAATGGAG AGTCATCCAAAAGAAGAAATTCATGCTCAGTGATTCATTGGAGGGCTCAAAAAAGGCAGCACATCAATGATTACGCAAATCAACCTCCAGACGTCAATGCTGTTCAG ATGAAAGATGAAAGGATCAGACATTTAATCTGTCAGAAGAAGGTGCTAAAGGATGA GTGCTCTAAACTTGAGGCATCAGAGCAGCAACTCTTATGTAAG GCAGACCGCTTACGAAGCGAGCTCCTTGAGTGGCATGAGATGTACAAGAAGCTAACCGACGAGGTGAAATTCTACGATGGCCTATACGCATTGCAGCGTTGCAACCACTCCAGCTTCCCACGGTATCAAGGTTCTGACGCTGGATGTCTTACAAGACCTTAG
- the LOC127776542 gene encoding protein MICRORCHIDIA 6-like isoform X1 — protein MTIIDYVDLCDDEEIIVEEPGPHGQVHAADMHVELVDLTTEGDGVEDQNIPGKDDAVLCTTLHSPNFVAAHGQGDTAHRIVTLCKQGFIAVVDDAEEAMQSGNRELSAANDGKGEAMQSADQGIVVAGDCTEEVMMSGNQDFASAVADAEETMQSGTQEFVAAGDHSRDAMQFGNAGQASTCSSMSEQGAITYSSMTEQIATASSSMTGQWSREAAAFLCSRPMSIASPFPRQFWKAGEYSVAAQPTINSDQNHLRIHPKFLHSNATSHKWAFGAIAELLDNAVDEVNNGATFVKIDKIKCSLIDEYSLVIQDDGGGMSPESLRHCMSFGFSKKSGNSSIGQYGNGFKTSTMRLGADVIVFSCTQDNRRLTRSIGLLSYTFLTKTGCNDILVPVVDYEFDESSHTLKKIMDRGEKHFSSNLSTLLKWSPFTTEDDLLNQFGDMGCHGTKLIVFNLWFNDEWEMELDFASDEEDIMISGAPAMPDGKKTVGRLNHMHVANRFRYSLRVYASILYLQLPKHFKVILCGRVVEPHHIVNDLIYCECIKYRPQVGINIEVDVITTIGYLRGAPKLDIHGFNVYHKNRLILPFWCAHPDKSHSKGIAGVLEANFIRPTHDKQDFEKTGLFHRLETRLKEMTLEYWKHHAHLVGYARVTKALPPAHYASTVARDDSLAAQASTVAYDDNSRARESVLFDMSSNGESSKRRNSCSVIHWRAQKRQHINDYANQPPDVNAVQMKDERIRHLICQKKVLKDECSKLEASEQQLLCKADRLRSELLEWHEMYKKLTDEVKFYDGLYALQRCNHSSFPRYQGSDAGCLTRP, from the exons ATGACAATAATAGACTATGTTGACCTGTGCGATGATGAGGAGATTATTGTAGAAGAACCTGGTCCTCATGGACAAGTTCATGCAGCTGACATGCATGTAGAATTAGTTGACTTGACCACTGAAGGAGATGGTGTGGAAGATCAAAATATTCCTGGCAAAGATGATGCTGTTCTGTGTACAACATTACACAGTCCAAATTTTGTTGCAGCTCATGGTCAAGGTGATACAGCTCACCGCATAGTAACATTGTGTAAACAGGGATTCATTGCAGTAGTTGATGATGCAGAAGAGGCTATGCAATCTGGAAATAGGGAGCTGTCTGCAGCAAATGATGGCAAGGGAGAGGCCATGCAATCTGCAGATCAGGGGATTGTTGTGGCAGGTGATTGCACGGAAGAGGTTATGATGTCTGGAAATCAGGACTTTGCTTCAGCAGTTGCTGACGCAGAAGAGACAATGCAGTCTGGAACTCAGGAATTTGTTGCAGCAGGTGATCACTCAAGAGATGCTATGCAGTTTGGAAATGCTGGTCAAGCTTCCACATGCTCATCAATGTCAGAGCAAGGTGCTATCACATACTCATCAATGACAGAACAAATTGCTACCGCATCCTCATCAATGACTGGACAATGGAGTAGGGAGGCAGCTGCTTTTCTATGTTCACGTCCCATGTCTATTGCATCGCCATTCCCCCGGCAGTTCTGGAAAGCTGGGGAATACAGTGTTGCTGCTCAACCCACCATCAACA GTGATCAGAACCACTTAAGGATTCACCCCAAGTTTCTTCATTCGAATGCTACTTCACACAAGTGGGCATTTGGTG CTATTGCAGAACTGCTCGACAATGCTGTTGATGAG GTGAACAATGGAGCAACCTTTGTGAAGATAGATAAGATAAAATGTTCTCTCATTGATGAGTATTCATTGGTAATACAAG ATGATGGAGGTGGTATGAGTCCAGAGTCTCTTCGACATTGCATGAGCTTTGGGTTCTCCAAAAAAAGTGGGAATTCATCCATTGGTCAAT ATGGAAATGGGTTCAAAACCAGCACAATGAGACTTGGAGCAGATGTTATTGTATTCAGCTGCACACAAGATAATAG GAGATTGACACGGAGTATTGGTCTACTCTCTTATACATTCCTTACAAAAACTGGCTGCAATGACATATTAGTACCAGTG GTTGATTATGAATTTGATGAATCATCTCATACTCTCAAGAAGATAATGGACCGTGGTGAGAAACATTTTTCTTCCAATTTGTCCACTCTTTTGAAGTGGTCTCCATTTACTACAGAAGATGATTTATTGAATCAA TTTGGAGACATGGGATGCCATGGTACCAAACTAATTGTGTTCAACTTGTGGTTCAACGATGAATGGGAAATGGAACTTGACTTTGCATCTGATGAAGAG GATATTATGATCTCAGGAGCACCTGCCATGCCAGATGGAAAGAAGACAGTAGGAAGGTTAAATCATATGCATGTCGCAAATCGCTTTCGATATTCACTTCGT GTTTATGCATCTATACTATATCTTCAGCTACCAAAACACTTCAAAGTCATCCTGTGTGGACGAGTTGTTGAGCCACATCACATTGTCAATGATCTCATATACTGTGAATGCATCAAATATCGACCACAAGTTGGAATAAACATAGAG GTTGACGTTATTACTACAATTGGCTACTTAAGAGGTGCTCCAAAACTGGATATACATGGATTTAATGTCTACCACAAGAACCGCCTTATACTG CCCTTTTGGTGTGCTCACCCTGATAAAAGTCACAGCAAAGGCATTGCTG GGGTTTTGGAGGCAAACTTCATCAGACCTACTCATGATAAACAAGATTTTGAGAAGACAGGACTTTTCCATAGACTTGAGACACGGTTGAAAGAAATGACACTGGAGTATTG GAAGCACCATGCTCATTTAGTTGGATATGCTCGAGTCACAAAAGCACTTCCTCCAGCTCATTATGCATCCACTGTTGCTCGTGATGATAGTTTAGCAGCTCAAGCTTCCACAGTGGCTTATGATGACAATTCAAGAGCCAGAGAATCTGTATTGTTTGACATGTCTTCCAATGGAG AGTCATCCAAAAGAAGAAATTCATGCTCAGTGATTCATTGGAGGGCTCAAAAAAGGCAGCACATCAATGATTACGCAAATCAACCTCCAGACGTCAATGCTGTTCAG ATGAAAGATGAAAGGATCAGACATTTAATCTGTCAGAAGAAGGTGCTAAAGGATGA GTGCTCTAAACTTGAGGCATCAGAGCAGCAACTCTTATGTAAG GCAGACCGCTTACGAAGCGAGCTCCTTGAGTGGCATGAGATGTACAAGAAGCTAACCGACGAGGTGAAATTCTACGATGGCCTATACGCATTGCAGCGTTGCAACCACTCCAGCTTCCCACGGTATCAAGGTTCTGACGCTGGATGTCTTACAAGACCTTAG
- the LOC127776542 gene encoding protein MICRORCHIDIA 6-like isoform X2 → MTIIDYVDLCDDEEIIVEEPGPHGQVHAADMHVELVDLTTEGDGVEDQNIPGKDDAVLCTTLHSPNFVAAHGQGDTAHRIVTLCKQGFIAVVDDAEEAMQSGNRELSAANDGKGEAMQSADQGIVVAGDCTEEVMMSGNQDFASAVADAEETMQSGTQEFVAAGDHSRDAMQFGNAGQASTCSSMSEQGAITYSSMTEQIATASSSMTGQWSREAAAFLCSRPMSIASPFPRQFWKAGEYSVAAQPTINSDQNHLRIHPKFLHSNATSHKWAFGAIAELLDNAVDEVNNGATFVKIDKIKCSLIDEYSLVIQDDGGGMSPESLRHCMSFGFSKKSGNSSIGQYGNGFKTSTMRLGADVIVFSCTQDNRRLTRSIGLLSYTFLTKTGCNDILVPVVDYEFDESSHTLKKIMDRGEKHFSSNLSTLLKWSPFTTEDDLLNQFGDMGCHGTKLIVFNLWFNDEWEMELDFASDEEDIMISGAPAMPDGKKTVGRLNHMHVANRFRYSLRVYASILYLQLPKHFKVILCGRVVEPHHIVNDLIYCECIKYRPQVGINIEVDVITTIGYLRGAPKLDIHGFNVYHKNRLILPFWCAHPDKSHSKGIAGVLEANFIRPTHDKQDFEKTGLFHRLETRLKEMTLEYWKHHAHLVGYARVTKALPPAHYASTVARDDSLAAQASTVAYDDNSRARESVLFDMSSNGESSKRRNSCSVIHWRAQKRQHINDYANQPPDVNAVQMKDERIRHLICQKKVLKDECSKLEASEQQLLCKTADVRTCH, encoded by the exons ATGACAATAATAGACTATGTTGACCTGTGCGATGATGAGGAGATTATTGTAGAAGAACCTGGTCCTCATGGACAAGTTCATGCAGCTGACATGCATGTAGAATTAGTTGACTTGACCACTGAAGGAGATGGTGTGGAAGATCAAAATATTCCTGGCAAAGATGATGCTGTTCTGTGTACAACATTACACAGTCCAAATTTTGTTGCAGCTCATGGTCAAGGTGATACAGCTCACCGCATAGTAACATTGTGTAAACAGGGATTCATTGCAGTAGTTGATGATGCAGAAGAGGCTATGCAATCTGGAAATAGGGAGCTGTCTGCAGCAAATGATGGCAAGGGAGAGGCCATGCAATCTGCAGATCAGGGGATTGTTGTGGCAGGTGATTGCACGGAAGAGGTTATGATGTCTGGAAATCAGGACTTTGCTTCAGCAGTTGCTGACGCAGAAGAGACAATGCAGTCTGGAACTCAGGAATTTGTTGCAGCAGGTGATCACTCAAGAGATGCTATGCAGTTTGGAAATGCTGGTCAAGCTTCCACATGCTCATCAATGTCAGAGCAAGGTGCTATCACATACTCATCAATGACAGAACAAATTGCTACCGCATCCTCATCAATGACTGGACAATGGAGTAGGGAGGCAGCTGCTTTTCTATGTTCACGTCCCATGTCTATTGCATCGCCATTCCCCCGGCAGTTCTGGAAAGCTGGGGAATACAGTGTTGCTGCTCAACCCACCATCAACA GTGATCAGAACCACTTAAGGATTCACCCCAAGTTTCTTCATTCGAATGCTACTTCACACAAGTGGGCATTTGGTG CTATTGCAGAACTGCTCGACAATGCTGTTGATGAG GTGAACAATGGAGCAACCTTTGTGAAGATAGATAAGATAAAATGTTCTCTCATTGATGAGTATTCATTGGTAATACAAG ATGATGGAGGTGGTATGAGTCCAGAGTCTCTTCGACATTGCATGAGCTTTGGGTTCTCCAAAAAAAGTGGGAATTCATCCATTGGTCAAT ATGGAAATGGGTTCAAAACCAGCACAATGAGACTTGGAGCAGATGTTATTGTATTCAGCTGCACACAAGATAATAG GAGATTGACACGGAGTATTGGTCTACTCTCTTATACATTCCTTACAAAAACTGGCTGCAATGACATATTAGTACCAGTG GTTGATTATGAATTTGATGAATCATCTCATACTCTCAAGAAGATAATGGACCGTGGTGAGAAACATTTTTCTTCCAATTTGTCCACTCTTTTGAAGTGGTCTCCATTTACTACAGAAGATGATTTATTGAATCAA TTTGGAGACATGGGATGCCATGGTACCAAACTAATTGTGTTCAACTTGTGGTTCAACGATGAATGGGAAATGGAACTTGACTTTGCATCTGATGAAGAG GATATTATGATCTCAGGAGCACCTGCCATGCCAGATGGAAAGAAGACAGTAGGAAGGTTAAATCATATGCATGTCGCAAATCGCTTTCGATATTCACTTCGT GTTTATGCATCTATACTATATCTTCAGCTACCAAAACACTTCAAAGTCATCCTGTGTGGACGAGTTGTTGAGCCACATCACATTGTCAATGATCTCATATACTGTGAATGCATCAAATATCGACCACAAGTTGGAATAAACATAGAG GTTGACGTTATTACTACAATTGGCTACTTAAGAGGTGCTCCAAAACTGGATATACATGGATTTAATGTCTACCACAAGAACCGCCTTATACTG CCCTTTTGGTGTGCTCACCCTGATAAAAGTCACAGCAAAGGCATTGCTG GGGTTTTGGAGGCAAACTTCATCAGACCTACTCATGATAAACAAGATTTTGAGAAGACAGGACTTTTCCATAGACTTGAGACACGGTTGAAAGAAATGACACTGGAGTATTG GAAGCACCATGCTCATTTAGTTGGATATGCTCGAGTCACAAAAGCACTTCCTCCAGCTCATTATGCATCCACTGTTGCTCGTGATGATAGTTTAGCAGCTCAAGCTTCCACAGTGGCTTATGATGACAATTCAAGAGCCAGAGAATCTGTATTGTTTGACATGTCTTCCAATGGAG AGTCATCCAAAAGAAGAAATTCATGCTCAGTGATTCATTGGAGGGCTCAAAAAAGGCAGCACATCAATGATTACGCAAATCAACCTCCAGACGTCAATGCTGTTCAG ATGAAAGATGAAAGGATCAGACATTTAATCTGTCAGAAGAAGGTGCTAAAGGATGA GTGCTCTAAACTTGAGGCATCAGAGCAGCAACTCTTATGTAAG ACGGCTGATGTGCGCACCTGTCACTAA